Proteins from a single region of archaeon BMS3Bbin15:
- a CDS encoding PIN domain protein: MMVDTSSLIELFKRKELNRIGGEKLPLFVLIKFLRGFNADKAKEIKDILEKLFVIVPIDNKVILKYIEIYRKLKSSGKIIGDVDMLIASMAISYNEPLFTEHTKHFQRLKSFGLKLVEV, translated from the coding sequence ATGATGGTGGATACCTCGTCTCTGATAGAGTTGTTCAAAAGGAAAGAATTGAACAGGATTGGTGGAGAAAAACTTCCATTATTTGTCTTAATAAAGTTTTTACGGGGATTTAATGCGGATAAAGCAAAAGAGATTAAGGATATATTGGAAAAACTGTTTGTTATTGTGCCAATTGATAATAAAGTCATCTTGAAATACATAGAAATATACAGAAAACTAAAGTCCAGTGGAAAAATAATAGGAGATGTTGATATGCTAATTGCTTCCATGGCGATATCTTATAATGAGCCTCTTTTTACAGAGCACACTAAACACTTCCAGAGACTAAAAAGTTTTGGATTAAAATTGGTTGAAGTATAG